A genomic segment from Propioniciclava sp. MC1595 encodes:
- a CDS encoding site-specific integrase: protein MPTDNVIALDDHRPKPQRGGNNKGTRRRFGNVRKLPSKRFQASYLGPDGIRHNAPVTFLTKGDAETWLAMESAAITEHRWKPAPPPGPSSRTFGDYADEWLEKRTKLKPLKPRTAAGYRHLLDAKILPTFKDVPLADLTPEGVEAWFLSLDPAKATTRGHAYSLMWSVCQSAMQGRLIPANPCQIENGSRVNRAHNLRPASPAEVNAIADAMPDRYRLMVHMAAWCALRFGELTELRRRDLDLDGGVIRVRRAVTWIKGETDAVAAPIVGTPKSDAGQRDVTIPPHLVKPIREHVKAWAQPGPDGLVFPNTEGEHMHHGSLYKVFKPARLKAGRPDLRWHDLRHTGATLAAQAGATTRELMDRLGHSSPAMAMRYQHVADGRAAEIARRLSELAKG from the coding sequence ATGCCGACCGACAACGTGATCGCCCTCGACGACCATCGACCGAAGCCGCAACGAGGCGGCAACAACAAGGGCACCCGGCGACGGTTCGGGAACGTCCGCAAGCTCCCGTCAAAGCGGTTCCAAGCGTCCTACCTCGGGCCGGACGGCATCCGGCACAACGCGCCCGTGACCTTCCTCACGAAGGGCGACGCCGAGACGTGGCTCGCGATGGAGTCGGCCGCGATCACCGAGCACCGATGGAAGCCCGCTCCCCCGCCTGGGCCGTCGTCGAGGACGTTCGGCGACTACGCCGACGAGTGGCTCGAGAAGCGGACCAAGCTCAAGCCCTTGAAGCCGCGGACGGCCGCCGGCTACCGGCACCTGCTCGACGCGAAGATCCTCCCGACGTTCAAGGACGTTCCGCTGGCCGATCTCACGCCCGAGGGGGTCGAGGCGTGGTTCCTGTCGCTCGACCCGGCGAAGGCGACGACGCGCGGACACGCCTACTCGCTCATGTGGTCGGTCTGCCAGTCCGCGATGCAGGGCCGGTTGATCCCGGCGAACCCGTGCCAGATCGAGAACGGGTCGCGGGTGAACCGGGCGCACAACCTCCGGCCCGCGTCCCCGGCCGAGGTGAACGCGATCGCGGACGCGATGCCCGACCGGTATCGGCTCATGGTTCACATGGCGGCGTGGTGTGCTCTCCGGTTCGGCGAGCTGACCGAGCTACGTCGCCGCGACCTCGACCTCGACGGGGGCGTGATCCGGGTTCGTCGCGCGGTGACGTGGATCAAGGGCGAGACCGACGCCGTCGCGGCCCCGATCGTGGGCACGCCCAAGTCGGACGCCGGGCAGCGCGACGTCACGATCCCCCCGCACCTGGTGAAGCCGATCCGCGAGCACGTGAAGGCGTGGGCCCAACCGGGCCCTGACGGGCTCGTGTTCCCGAACACCGAGGGCGAGCACATGCACCACGGGAGCCTGTACAAGGTGTTCAAGCCCGCCCGGTTGAAGGCCGGACGTCCGGATCTCCGGTGGCACGACCTCCGGCACACCGGCGCGACGCTGGCTGCGCAAGCTGGGGCGACGACGCGGGAACTCATGGACCGGCTCGGGCACTCCTCCCCCGCTATGGCGATGCGCTACCAGCACGTCGCGGACGGCCGGGCGGCCGAGATCGCTCGACGCCTGTCGGAACTCGCGAAGGGATGA